The genomic DNA GATGATTTTGTCCACGCCCTGAAGGAAACCAACTGCATCGTAGGGGTCGACGAAGTATATGGCGGAAGCGGTGACTCTTCGATTCCGACAGCCATGGGCGTCATATACGGACTTGAAGCTACAAACGAAACCATCTGGGGATCAAGGGATCTTCATGGGAAGCGCTATGCGATCCAGGGGCTTGGGAAAGTCGGTTTCAAAGTCGCCGAGCGTCTCCTCGAAGAAGGGGCCGATTTGATTGTGACCGATATCAGTCATTACTCTGTTGAAAAACTGCAGCTGAAAGCTAAAGCCCTCGGAACGGCAGTGAAGGCCGTCAGCGGAGACGAAATCTACTCAGTGGATGCCGATGTATTCATCCCTTGTGCCATAGGGGGGATCCTGAATGATGAGACCATCGGACGGTTAAAGGTGAAAGCCGTAGCCGGTTCTGCCAATAATCAGCTCCTCGAGCACAGACACGGGATGTCCCTTCACCAAAAAGGGATCCTGTATGCCCCTGACTATATCGTCAACGCAGGGGGGTTGATCCAGGTAGCCGATGAACTCTATGAACCTAACAAAGAACGCGTCCTCCAGAAAACGGGAGCCATCTATAACAGCCTCCTCAACATCTACACCCAATCAGAAAACGAACACATCACCACCGTCCAGGCAGCAGACCGCTTCTGCGAAAACCGCATCCAGACCAGAACCAAACGAAATAGCTTCTTCACCCACACCAAACGCCCAAAATGGAGCGTAAGGAAGTAAGAAAAGCGGAGGCGGCTTGCCCTGGGGCGACAAGCATAAGGCAGAATCGGCGGAAGGGCATGGTCTTGGCCCTTTTGACGATTATGACTTATGACCTCGAGCCCCAAGCCGCCGTAGCTAGACAGAAAGAAAAGCGGAGGCGGCTTGCCCTGGGGCGACAAGCATAAGGCAGAATCGGCGGAAGGGCATGGTCTTGGCCCTTTTGACGATTATGACTTATGACCTCGAGCCCCAAGCCGCCGCAGCTGGACAAAAAGAAAAGCGGAGGCGGCTCGCCGCCCTAAGCAAAAATGAATAATAAAAAGGAAACCTATCAACCTGACATCCTTGCAATCATCAATACACCCAAAATAAAACAATGGGGAACCATCCCCATGAGAGAGGTGAGGGAATGATCGAACAGTTTCCGATCGTTCAAGTGCTGAATCCGCATGGGGAGTTGAGCCCCGATAGAGAGAAAGAGGTGTCCGAAGGGGTGGCGAGGACGTTCCTGCGCCATCTCATCCGTATCCGGACGTTCGATCGCAAGGCAGTGAGTCTTCAACGGCAGGGGCGCATCGGGACCTATGCCCCTTTTGAGGGCCAGGAGGCGTCCCAGGTAGGGAGCGCCATGGCACTGCATGAAAAAGACTGGCTATTTCCAACGTACCGGGATCATGGGGCAACAATGACCTTTGGGCACCCGCTGCTTCAGATTCTGCTGTTTTGGAAAGGGCGGAACGAGGGTTGTGTCCCGCCTGAAGGAAAGAATATCTTTACCCCGGGCATTCCGATCGCGACCCAGCTCCCACATGCCGTGGGGGCGGCTTATGCCGAAAAGAGGAAAGGGTCGGAGGCTGCCGCCATCGCGTATTTCGGTGATGGAGCGACGTCCGAAGGAGATTTCCATGAGGGCCTTAACCTGGCGAGCGTATGGGGGGCCCCTGTTGTCTTCTTCAACCAGAACAACCGCTATGCGATTTCGGTGCCGATCCACAAGCAGATGAAGACGAAGACGATTGCCCAAAAGGCCCTTGCATATGACATCCCGAGCGTCAGGATCGACGGGAATGATGTGTTCGCCGTCTATTTTGAAACGAAGGAAGCATTGGAGCGGGCGAGGAGAGGGGAAGGACCTACGCTGATTGAAGCTGTGACGTGGAGATACGGTGCACATACGACGGCCGATGATCCAACGAAATACAGGGATCAGGGAGAGAGCGATGTGAAAAGAAGGGAAGATCCGATAGACAGGTTGCAGCGCTATATGGAGCAAAAAGGCTGGTGTGACGAAGAGTGGTTAGAGTCCATCAGGCTGGAGTGTGCCAAGGAGGTCGATGCGGCTGTCGCCGATCTGGAGCAGTATCCGAACCCGGACCCGTCCTTGATCTTTGATCATGTATTCGAAACACCGACTTGGAACGTCCTTCAGCAGAAAGAAAGACTGCTTTCACATCTGAAGGGGGGATCAAGATGAGCATCATGACAACAACCAAAACGATGACGATGGTCCAGGCGATTACCGACGGTCTTCGGGTCATGCTGAACGAACGGAGTGATACCCTGCTCCTTGGGGAGGATATCGGGACGAACGGAGGGGTGTTCCGTGCCACGGATGGCCTCCAGGCAGAATTCGGTGAAGATCGGGTGCTCGACACGCCGCTGAGTGAGGCCGGATTCATTGGTGCTGCGATAGGAATGGCGGTAAATGGATTCCGTCCTGTGGCAGAGGTCCAGTTCCTCGGATTCATCTATCCTGCTTATGAGCAGATCATGACCCACGCAAGCCGCCTGCGCTCAAGAACGCTCGGGCACTATACATGTCCCATGGTCATACGGGCCCCGTACGGAGCTGGTGTCCGGGCGCCTGAGATCCATTCCGATAGTACGGAGGCACTGTTCACTCATATGCCGGGCATCAAGGTCGTGTGCCCTTCTACTCCACGTGAGGCAAAGGGGTTGTTGATTGCGGCCATTGAAGACCCGGACCCCGTCTTATTCCTTGAGCCCATGCAGTGCTATCGGTCGACAAGGGAGGAAGTACCTGAGGGGAAGTATACAGTTGAAATCGGAAAAGGAAGGACCGTCCTTGAAGGAGACGATGTCACGGTCATTGCATGGGGAGCAATGGTGAAGGTGGCTGAGGAGGCGGCGGAGAAAGCAGGTGAAAAGGGGATATCATGCGAGGTACTCGATATGAGGACGTTGTCTCCCCTGGATAAGGATCTTATCACCGAATCTGTCCAGCGAACCGGTAGGACCGTCATTGTCCATGAAGCCCACGCCACGGGGGAGTGGGCAACGATATCCTTGCCATCATCAATGACTTTTCTTTCCTCTATCAGAAGGCTCCTGTCGAGAGGGTGACTGGATTCGACACCCCTGTCCCCTATTTTGGATATGAAGACTATTATCTTCCGGATACAGGCCGCGTCCTCGAAGCAATCGAGAGAGCGGCAGCATATTGAAAGGAGGGAGCCGATGGAGGTCAAGCTGCATGATATAGGGGAAGGAATGACCGAAGCGACGATCAACGCCTTTTTGGTGGGGGTCGGTGAACAGGTGCGTGCGGATCAGCCGCTGGTGGAAGTTCAGACGGATAAGATGACAGCGGAAATCCCGGCACCTGCCAATGGGATCATCAAAGGGTTCAGTGTGAAGGAAGGAGATACGATACGTGTCGGTGAGACGGTATTGATCATGGGTGCCGGCAAGGAGTCGGTAGCGCCCAAACGTACATCCTCGGCCACGGCACAATCGACCAGGATCTTGGCATCTCCATACACTAGAAAGTTGGCGAGGGATGCAGGAATCCCCCTTGAAAAGGTACGGGGATCCGGTCCAGCGGGAAGGATCTTGGATGAAGATATCCAGTCTCACCTCCTGGTGGAACCACTTCCTAAGGAAACGCCTGAGCGGACTGAGGCAGACAGCATCCCTTTCAGGGGAAGGCGGAAGCAGATTGCTTCAAAGATGGTCCGGTCAGTCAGGACCATCCCTCACTGTACCCATTTTGAAGAGATTGATGTCACGGAACTCCTCGCGTGGAAAAGGGATGTGACGGACGTTTCCATGGGTGCATTCTTCATCAAAGCGCTGTCTGTCTGCCTGAAAGAATTCCCGATTTTCAACGGACGGCTGGATGAAGAACAGGAGTGCGTCCACCTTCAGCATGCCCACCATATAGGAGTAGCGGTCGATACGGAGGAAGGGTTGATCGTACCGGTGATCCGTCATGTGGAAGAGAAGACGCTGAAGGGCATCCAGAAAGAACTCAAGGCACTGACAAACAAAGCGCTGGATCATACGCTTACCGCCAAGGAGGCAACAGGGGGGACATTCACGGTGAGCAATGTCGGTCCGCTTGGAGGTTCGATCGGTGCGACGCCGATCATCAATGAACCGGAAGTGGCCCTCGTATCCTTCCATAAAACGAAGAAGAGGCCAATGGTCAATGAGGCGGATGAAATCGTGATCCGGTCCATAATGAATGTATCCATGTCCTTTGATCACCGGGTGGCAGATGGCGGAACAGCCGTAAGATTCACCAATCGACTGCGGGATTTCATTGAAAAACCGGGTATCCTGCTGATGGAGATGATTTAGATGGTCGTGGGGGAAATGGTTGAAAAACGTGATCTGATGGTCATCGGTGGAGGACCTGGGGGCTATCATGCCGCGCTTCGTGCCGCCCAGCTGGGGCAACAGGTCACCTTGATCGAGCAGGGGGAGATCGGGGGAGCCTGCCTGAATGAAGGGTGCATCCCATCGAAGATCCTGACCCATTTTGCAAGCGAGTTCCGAAAGCAGGGGCATCTGCAGAAAATGGGCATGGTCATGGGGGAAACGTCCATCGATCTTGCCAGGCTGAAGTCCTATAGAGAAGAGAAGATCCAGGGCCTGCGGGCAGGGGTGGAAGGACTGCTTCGTTCAGGAGGAGTCGAGGTGATGAAAGGGGCCGCTTCATTTTTATCCGAGAACCGGATCGGGATTGAAAATGGTCATCAGTTCTCCCTTTTTGAATTCAAGCAGGCCATTGTCGCCATTGGTGGGAAGATGGAGTATCCGTCCCGTATCAGTATGAAATCCCCATTTGTCCTGACGGAGCGGGAGGCACTGACCATGACCGAGATACCGGAGGAATTGATTGTATCCGGTCATGACTATGTGGCCATTGAAATAGCTGCGGCATACGCGGCCCTTGGGAGCGCAGTCACCCTCCTGATGGAAGGGAGACTGCCATTTGATCAGGCCATTGAGCGTGAGATGAAGAGGCTTCTGAAAAAACAGAAGGTCTCTGTCACCACCGAAGTGACGATTCTGAGCGTTTCGGACGATGGAGGGGTGGAAGTGGATTATGAAAGTCCTACCGGGACCAGGCAGGTGAATGGGACTCATTTAGTCGTATGTGGGAAGTCGGGTGCAGACCTGACCTGTGCAGGACTGGACCGGCTACAGCTTGAGTGCGAGGAAGGTAAAATCAAGGTCGACGGGGAGGGACGCACGTCCATTCCCGGCGTGTGGGCCATAGGGGATGTGACCCCGGGACCGGGGCTTGCCATCAAAGCGATCAAGGAAGGAAAGGTGGCAGCGGAAGCCATTGCAGGGAAGACGGGGGAAATGGACCTGGAGTGGCTTCCTGCCATCGTCCATATGGATCCGCCGGTCGCCTGTGCGGGCTGGACTGAGGAAGAAGCGAAGGACCGTGGATATGACGTTGTCTGCAGTGAGTATCCTTTCAGAGCGAATGGCTTTGCAGCGCTGAAGGAAGAAACGGACGGCATGATTAAAATCGTATCGGAGAAAGGGACATCTCTGATCCTTGGCATCCATATGATCGGGCCGGGAGCTGTCGAACTGATTTCCACCGGAGTGCTCGGACTTGAAATGGCAGCAAGGGCGGAAGATTTCACCTTCCCGCTCTATCCGCATCCGAGCAGCAACGAAGCCCTGATGGAAGCCTTGGAGGAGCTCACCGGGCATGCTGTACATCTTCAGAGGAGGAAGAAGAAGGCAGTCCGATAAGTCAGTTGCTTTACTGCAGAAAAGCGTTCATGCTTCACATGCCGCTCTTGAGAAGAAAAGAAAAACAGCATACGATAATAATCAGAAAAATACGAAATCGGAGGGATCGTTATGGAAAAGATGGATAAGAAGTCAATGAAGACCGAAGAAATCTTCCCGGTAAGGGATGTCGATTATCTCGAATATTTCACAGGGAACGCCAAGCAGGCTGCCCATTTCTTTTGCACAGCGTTCGGATTCAAGACCGTCGCGTATTCCGGACTTGAAACAGGTAACCGTGATACCGTCTCCTATGTCCTTCAGCAGAATAAAGTTAGACTTGTTGTGACGGGGAGCCTTCACGAAGGAAGCCGTGTAGCGGAATTCGTCAGGAAGCATGGGGATGGGATCAAGGATATCGCCCTTATGGTGGATGATGTTGAAAAGGCTTTCAAAGGTGCGGTAGAGCGAGGGGCCATTGAAATCATGCCTCCAGAAACATTGGAAGATGCAGATGGGAAGCTGAAAAAAGCGGTGATTGGTACATACGGCGACACGATCCATACTTTGATTGAACGGAAGGATTATAACGGGATCTTCATGCCAGGGTATGAAAAAGCGGACTCTTCCAGAACAGAGCGTGATGCGGCCATCATCGCCGTCGACCACGTTGTCGGAAATGTCGAGCGCATGGAAGAGTGGGTGGAGTACTACGAGAAGGTGATGGGCTTCAAGGAGATGCGCCATTTCTCCGATGAGGATATCACGACAGAATACTCCGCCCTCATGTCCAAAGTGATGCACAACGGTGGCAGGATCAAGTTCCCGATCAACGAGCCTGCTGAAGGCAAGCGCAAATCCCAGATCCAGGAGTACCTTGAGTACTACGGCGGTCCAGGGGTACAGCATATCGCCGTTCTGACAGAGGACATCGTGAAGACCGTCGGCATCCTGAAGGAGAACGGTGTGGAATTCCTGAGCACCCCGGATTCCTATTACGATATGCTGTCTGAGCGTGTGGGAGAAATCGATGAGGAAATTTCTCAAATCAAGGCGTTGAACATTCTGGTGGATCGAGATGATGAAGGGTATCTCCTCCAGATCTTTACAAAGCCAATTGTTGATCGCCCGACTCTCTTCATTGAGGTCATCCAGCGCAAAGGGGCAAGGGGATTCGGAGAAGGGAACTTCAAAGCGTTGTTCGAATCGATAGAAAGAGAGCAGGAGCGACGCGGAAATCTTTAAATAATGAGTCCGACATTCAAATCGACGGTATCAGATAAAGAGAGATAAGATCCAAAAAAGAGATAGATATATAAAGGGAATCATGAGGGATCGAGAATAATAGGGGATCAACAAACAGAAAACGGGCTGGCCCATGAGCTTTTCGAAGAGATCCGGACACCTCCTGCATCCGTGCAGGAATCGGTCGGGATCCCGTTCTGAAACTCGGGGTCAGCCCTATTATAAGGAGGGGGCAGGCTGATGGTGCTGAAGTTCAAGACGAGGGAAGTCCTTACAAAAATTGATCCGTATGTTCTTGGGAAATCGACTGTCGAGTTACAAAAAGAGCATGGTCTCGGGTCTATTTGCAAGCTATCGGAAAATGAAAATATCCACGGCTGCTCCCCGGAGGTCGTCAGCTGGTTGAAGGAAGGCAATGGGGAACTCTTCCTTTACCCGGACGGGGCGGCCACTGAACTTCGCAGGGAAGTGTCTGAATTCCTTGGGGTGCGCGAAGGGAAGCTTGTATTCGGGAATGGGTCGGATGAAGTGATCAGGCTTCTCTCCAGGGCCTACATCAGTGAAGGAGACGAAGCCATCATGGCGGATGTCACCTTCCCCCGCTATCATACGAATGTCTTCCTCGAAGGCGGGAGATCGGTGAAGGTCCCCCTGGTGAACGGGGTCCATGACCTGGCCGGGATGAAAAGCGCCATTACGGATCGGACGAAGCTCATCTTCATCTGCAATCCGAATAACCCAACAGGTACCATCGTCGGGACTGAGGAACTCCTGTCCTTCATTTCAGCCGTCCCCCCACACGTCCTCCTGGTTTTGGACGAAGCGTACGTGGAATACGTGTCAGACAGGAATCACCTCGACACGCTCCCGCTTTTGGAGCGCTTCGATAACCTGGTGATCCTGAGGACTTTTTCAAAGATCTACGGCTTGGCGGGACTCAGGGTCGGATTCGGGGTCATGAATGAGGAAGTAGCCGGACAGCTCCTTAAAGTGAAGGATGTCTTCAATGTGAATGCGCTGGCCCAGGGAGCAGCCGTCACGGCCCTCCATGACCAGGAGTTCATCGGGAAGTGTGCTTCGTTGAATGAAGCGGGCCGTTCCTATCTCGAAGGGGAGTTTCATAGACTTGGGCTCGCGTACTTCCCTTCCCAGGCGAATTTTATCATGGTGGATACGGGGAAGGACGGGAATGTCATTGCAGGTGAATTGGCGAAGAGAGGATTCCTTGTCAGGTCCGGGGTCCTTCTGGGCTATCCCGAGACCATCCGCGTGACGATCGGAGCCGATCAGGACAATCGGGCTTTCGTCAAGGCCCTTGAATATGTGCTGGGGAGGAATGCAAGTGGATATCAAGCCTGATCAGCTCCCTTGGCAGGAAGCATATAAACTGGTCATCGGCTCCATCCTCCCGAGACCGATTGCATTTGTTTCCACCGTGGATGAGGCGGGCCATGCGAACCTTGCCCCGTTCAGCTTTTTTACGGCCATCAGCGCCGATCCCATGCTGGTATGTTTTTCGCCGATGCGAAGAGGTACGGACGGTGGGAAGAAGGATACGCTGTTGAATATTGAAGCGACGAAGGAATTTGTGATTAATATAGTCAGTGAAACGTTTGTAGAGCAAATGAACGACTGTTCGAAGGAATTTGCCCCGGAAGTGGATGAGTTCGAGGCAGTCGGCCTAGGTAAGAAGCCATCGGTTACCATCGCTCCCCGGCTGTTTCAGAAAGCCGGGTCCAGTTGGAATGCATCCTGCAGGACGTCCTGCATTTCGGCGATCATCCAGGGGCAGGGAGCCTGGTGATTGGAAAAGTGCTGTGCGTGCGAATGGATGATGAGCTGTATGACGCCGGAAGAATCGACTCATCCACGCTTGAGCCTGTCGGGAGGATGGCAGGCCAGATGTACACGAAGCCCCTCGCCGATACATTCGAATTGACCCGGAAGAGGTGAGAGAGAAATGAAGTTAGTGAGTTTTCTAGTGGGAGATGAGGTAAGGGCAGGCCTCGTAAGCGGAGACAGGGTGATTGATCTCCATCAGGCGAGCGGCGGCCGCTTACCGAAAGAGATGAAGCGACTGATCGAATTGGGGGATGAAGGCATATCGCTCATGCGCGAACTCTCTTCCCTTACCGGGGAATATGCCCTCGTGGATCTTCCCCTCGTGGCCCCCCTGCCTGATCCAGTGAGCATCCGCGACTTTTATGCGTTTGAGGATCATGTGAGGAACGCCCGGCAGAGAAGGGGCCTTTCGGTCGTACCGGAATGGTATGAGATGCCGGTCTTCTATTTCACCAATCATATGAGTGTGACCGGACCAGATGCGCCGATCACGGTTCCCGATGGGAGCGAATGTCTGGATTACGAGCTTGAAATTGCCTGCGTCATCGGGCGCAGAGGCAAAGACATCCAGGTTGAGCATGCAGAAGACCATATCTACGGCTATATGATCATGAACGACTGGAGTGCTAGGGACCTTCAGCGTGAAGAGATGAAGGTGGGCCTCGGGCCGGCGAAAGGGAAAGACTTTGCCACCACGTTCGGCCCGTATCTTGTGACGAGGGATGAGCTGGAATCCTACCGGGAAGGGGACCGTCTCGACCTGGAGATGACTGCCTCAGTGAACGGAGTCCCGTTGTCAAAGGGGAATTATAAAGATATCCATTATCCGTTTCCCGCCATGATTGCCAGGGCATCTGAAAATGTCATGCTCATACCGGGGAAGTGATCGGGTCGGGGACCGTCGGCACGGGCTGCCTGCTCGAGCTTGGTGAAGAAATCCACCCCTGGCTTGAACCCGGTGATATCGTGGAACTTGGCATCACAGGTCTCGGAATCTTAAAGAATACAATCAGTGCAAGGGAGGAGAGGGATCATGTTTTATCGCCGGATGGGGACGATCCCCCACAAGCGTCATACGATGTTCAAAAAAGATGATGGAAGTCTTTACCGGGAACAGGTGATGGGGACGAAGGGGTTCTCCGGGACCCAATCGATCCTTTATCACCACCATCTCCCGACTGCAGTCTCGGAAGCATCTTACGGAGGCAGCTACCTGCCTGAGTTCGAAGAGGAGGGGGCCCTTCGCCACCGCCACTTTTTCACGGAGTCAATCGAGAAGAAGGGAGATGCCCTGAACGCAAGGGAATACCTTCTTGGGAATAGCGACCTTCTCATCGGGACCGCAGCGGTTACTGATGCCATGAGTGACTTCTACCGTAACGGTGATGGAGATGAGATGCTGTTCATCCATTATGGAGCAGGGAAAGTGGAGACGATGTTCGGTACACTTTCTTACGGGAAAGGCGATTACATCATCATCCCGATCGGCACCATCCACCGGATCATACCCGAGGAAGAGACGAAGATCCTCGTGGTCGAATCGTTCAGTCAGATCACCACTCCGCGCAGGTATCGGAATGAATATGGCCAACTCCTCGAACACAGTCCATTCTGTGAACGGGATCTATCTGGACCGGAAGTACTTGAATCCCGGGATGAAAAAGGAGAATACCGCGTCCTGACGAAATCCCGCGGATCGATCCATGTTCATGTCCTGGATCATCATCCCCTTGATGTCGTAGGATGGGACGGCTATCTCTATCCTTGGAAGTTCAACATTGAAGACTTCGAGCCGATCACGGGCAGGGTCCATCAGCCCCCGCCTGTGCATCAGACCTTCGAGGGGCATAACTTCGTCGTCTGCTCCTTCGTTCCGAGGCTTTATGATTACCACCCGGAAGCCATACCGGCTCCTTATAACCACAGCAATGTCAACAGCGACGAACTCCTTTACTATGTAGAGGGGAATTTCATGAGCCGCAAGGGCATCAAGAGGGGATCGATCACCCTCCATCCAAGCGGGATTCCCCACGGGCCGCATCCGGGAACGACTGAAGCGAGCATCGGGAAAAAAGAAACACTGGAACTCGCCGTCATGATCGATACGTTCCGCCCCCTCAAAATCGTGAAGAAGGCAAAGGATGTCGAAGATCCAGCATATATGTATACATGGGTATAAAAGAAAACCGGTTCCGAACAGGAACCGGTTTTTTATTTTATAGAGATTTTAAACTGATTCAAGAGGATCGATCACCCCTTGATTCAGGTAAACGTAAATAAATGGGTGGTTCTTGTGCAACAAGTCACAAATAGGAGTGTTCCCATTCAGTTTCTCCCGGAAAATAAAAAGAGTAGCGTTTCTTCTATTAGAGTACTAAAGTGGATTGATTCTCATTTGAAGGGATTTGTTGAGAATGGGAAGAGGGGGAGGAGTGTGATGAATGATGTCTAAGGATGTCATGAGCCCTGTAAACTCAACGTCTTCGGGAAAAAACTATCAAAGTTTTTTTAAGAACAAAAATTTATTTTTTTTGAGGTTCTATAAACCTGATAAGGACAAAGATGAAAGCGTTACCATATAATCTGACAAATCTAAATTGTCTAATAATTTACCGAAATAGTGTTGACCTTCCATTAAAACGGGAGTAACATTGTCCTCAATAAAATTTTTAATCGCATCAGAAAAGGTCAGTGGCGGTCTTCGCACCCATTTTTACAAGGGGCCTGGACGTAAATAGATGTGTTAGAAAATTAATATTCCGAATAATCAAATAAATCAAATCGTGAAAGGAATGATGAACATGAGCGAGCAGTGGATTTACTTAGACGGTCAGTACGTAAAAAAGGAAGATGCAAAAGTATCTGTTTATGACCATGGTTTTCTTTATGGAGATGGAGTGTTCGAAGGCATTCGAATGTATGACGGCAATGTCTTCCGTCTCGAAGAACATGTTGATCGCCTTTACGATTCAGCAAAATCCATCATGCTGAACATCGAAGTGTCGAAAGAAGAGATGAGCGATATCATCGTTGAAACATTGAAAATGAATAAACTTGAAAATGCATATATCAGGGTAGTCATCTCCCGCGGAGTAGGGAATCTCGGATTGGATCCGTTCACCTGCAGCCATCCGCAGATCATCGTCATTGCTGAACAACTCGCGCTTTTCCCGAAAGCACTGTATGACACGGGGATCGAGATCGTCACAGTAGCAAGCAGACGGAACCGTGCAGACGTTTTATCGCCGAAGGTCAAGTCGCTGAACTACCTGAACAACATCCTCGTAAAGATCGAAGCGAACCTTGCCGGTGTAAGTGAAGCGCTGATGCTGAACGATCAAGGGTATGTAGCGGAAGGATCCGCCGATAACATCTTCATCGTGAAGAAAGGAAGGATCCTGACTCCACCAGGTTATGTAGGGGCATTAGAAGGCATCACCCGCAACGCCATCATCGAAATCGCCCAGAAATCAGGTTACGAAATGAAAGAAGAAGTCTTTACACGCCACGATGTATATACGGCGGATGAAGTCTTCCTCACGGGTACTGCA from Rossellomorea marisflavi includes the following:
- the ilvE gene encoding branched-chain-amino-acid transaminase, encoding MSEQWIYLDGQYVKKEDAKVSVYDHGFLYGDGVFEGIRMYDGNVFRLEEHVDRLYDSAKSIMLNIEVSKEEMSDIIVETLKMNKLENAYIRVVISRGVGNLGLDPFTCSHPQIIVIAEQLALFPKALYDTGIEIVTVASRRNRADVLSPKVKSLNYLNNILVKIEANLAGVSEALMLNDQGYVAEGSADNIFIVKKGRILTPPGYVGALEGITRNAIIEIAQKSGYEMKEEVFTRHDVYTADEVFLTGTAAEVIAVVKVDGRVIGDGKPGECTNKLLQQFRDTVTQDGRKVYKQNAQVG